The Vallitalea longa genome includes a window with the following:
- a CDS encoding DUF6951 family protein, whose translation MTHVKVKPGICGFDTTIDVESKDMQNVTINVQTDCPNYQTINDELIEIDSFGEVLGTFGESKVCRLAKKYCKHPSCPIPTAILKGIEVECRLALPQKVEIDVIKDE comes from the coding sequence ATGACACATGTAAAAGTAAAACCAGGTATATGCGGATTTGATACAACCATTGATGTTGAATCTAAAGACATGCAAAATGTGACTATTAATGTTCAAACGGATTGTCCTAATTATCAAACTATAAATGATGAATTAATAGAAATAGATAGTTTCGGTGAAGTTTTAGGTACATTTGGTGAATCCAAAGTATGTAGGTTAGCTAAAAAGTATTGTAAACATCCATCATGTCCAATACCAACTGCAATATTAAAAGGAATTGAAGTAGAATGCAGATTAGCGTTACCTCAAAAAGTTGAGATTGATGTAATCAAAGATGAATAA
- a CDS encoding transposase, with protein sequence MARKKRERSKSGIYHIMLRGIDKRNIFMDDEDRDRFLQTLLKAKQVGGFSLYAYCLMDNHVHLLIKENEEIGNSIKRITVSYVQWHNNKYGRTGHLFENRYKSEVVESENYLLMVARYIHQNPVKANMTNSPAEYIWSSYHKYIDRLYGDKVKLDTNNILNHFHDKEKFEAYMTRSNSDECLEYDQKIKFTDYELKEHIQKRYNIKDINNFTKSDRDNMIFKIKKETGASIRQLSRVLGLGRGIIEKASKVG encoded by the coding sequence ATGGCAAGAAAAAAAAGAGAAAGAAGTAAGTCAGGTATATATCACATCATGTTACGTGGAATTGACAAGCGTAATATTTTTATGGATGATGAAGACAGAGATAGATTTCTACAGACTTTGCTAAAAGCTAAACAGGTCGGGGGATTTTCTCTATATGCATATTGTCTTATGGATAATCATGTTCATCTATTGATAAAAGAAAATGAAGAAATAGGTAACAGCATTAAGAGAATAACAGTAAGTTATGTTCAATGGCATAACAATAAGTATGGAAGAACGGGACATCTTTTTGAAAACAGGTATAAAAGTGAAGTGGTAGAGAGCGAAAATTATCTATTGATGGTCGCTAGATACATACATCAGAATCCTGTAAAAGCAAATATGACTAATTCACCAGCTGAATATATCTGGAGTAGCTACCATAAGTATATTGACAGATTATATGGTGATAAAGTTAAGCTTGATACCAACAACATACTTAATCACTTTCACGATAAAGAAAAGTTTGAAGCTTATATGACTAGATCAAATTCAGATGAATGCTTAGAATATGACCAGAAAATCAAATTTACGGATTATGAGTTGAAAGAACATATTCAAAAAAGATATAATATCAAAGATATTAATAATTTTACAAAAAGTGATAGGGATAATATGATTTTTAAGATCAAAAAAGAAACTGGTGCTAGTATAAGGCAGTTAAGCAGGGTTTTAGGATTAGGACGGGGAATTATTGAAAAAGCTTCTAAAGTAGGATAA